The following coding sequences lie in one Pseudomonas monsensis genomic window:
- a CDS encoding sigma-54-dependent transcriptional regulator, which produces MGIKVLLVEDDRSLREALADTLLLAGHDYQAVGSAEEALTAVAREAFSLVLSDVNMPGMDGHQLLALLRARQPQLPVLLMTAHGAVERAVDAMRQGAADYLVKPFEPKALLDLVARHALGNLGASDAEGPIAVEPASAQLLELAARVARSDSTVLISGESGTGKEVLARYIHQQSHRASQPFIAINCAAIPDNMLEATLFGHEKGAFTGAIAAQAGKFEQADGGTLLLDEISEMPLGLQAKLLRVLQEREVERVGARKPISLDIRVVATTNRDLAGEVAAGRFREDLYYRLSVFPLAWRPLRERTADILPLAERLLAKHVNKMKHAAAKLSPAAQACLTGYAWPGNVRELDNAIQRALILQQGGLIQPQDFCLAGPVTFAALPVSAPTPGVVREVEIEADSAGALGDDLRRREFQMIIDTLRSERGRRKEAAEKLGISPRTLRYKLAQMRDAGMDVEGYLFAT; this is translated from the coding sequence ATGGGCATCAAGGTTTTGCTGGTCGAGGATGACCGCTCGTTGCGCGAGGCGCTGGCCGATACGCTGTTGCTGGCCGGCCATGATTACCAGGCCGTCGGCAGCGCTGAAGAAGCGTTGACGGCGGTGGCGCGTGAAGCGTTCAGCCTGGTGCTCAGCGACGTCAACATGCCCGGCATGGATGGCCATCAATTGCTCGCACTGTTGCGGGCCCGGCAGCCGCAACTGCCGGTGTTGCTGATGACCGCCCACGGCGCTGTCGAGCGTGCGGTGGATGCAATGCGCCAGGGGGCGGCGGATTATCTGGTCAAGCCGTTCGAGCCCAAGGCCTTGCTTGACCTGGTCGCCCGGCATGCTTTGGGCAACCTCGGCGCCAGCGACGCTGAAGGTCCGATCGCGGTCGAACCTGCCAGCGCGCAGTTGCTGGAACTGGCCGCGCGGGTGGCGCGCAGCGATTCCACGGTGCTGATCTCTGGCGAGTCCGGCACTGGCAAGGAGGTGCTGGCGCGCTACATTCACCAGCAATCCCATCGCGCCAGTCAGCCCTTCATTGCGATCAATTGCGCGGCCATCCCGGACAACATGCTCGAAGCGACATTATTCGGTCATGAGAAGGGGGCGTTCACCGGCGCCATCGCAGCGCAAGCGGGCAAGTTCGAGCAGGCCGATGGCGGCACGCTGTTGCTCGACGAAATCTCTGAAATGCCCCTCGGCCTGCAAGCCAAGTTGCTGCGCGTGTTGCAGGAACGCGAAGTGGAGCGGGTCGGTGCGCGCAAACCGATCAGTCTCGACATCCGTGTGGTCGCCACCACCAACCGCGATCTGGCGGGCGAAGTGGCGGCGGGGCGGTTCCGTGAAGACCTTTATTACCGTCTGTCGGTTTTCCCGTTGGCCTGGCGTCCACTTCGTGAGCGCACTGCCGATATCTTGCCGCTGGCGGAGCGCTTGCTGGCCAAACACGTCAATAAAATGAAGCATGCTGCGGCGAAACTTTCGCCCGCGGCGCAGGCGTGCCTGACGGGCTACGCGTGGCCGGGCAACGTGCGCGAACTGGATAACGCCATTCAGCGTGCGCTGATCCTGCAACAGGGCGGCCTGATTCAGCCGCAGGATTTCTGTCTGGCAGGGCCGGTGACATTCGCCGCGTTGCCGGTATCGGCGCCTACGCCAGGCGTGGTGCGTGAAGTTGAAATCGAAGCGGATTCGGCCGGCGCGCTGGGTGATGACCTGCGTCGCCGCGAGTTCCAGATGATCATCGACACCCTGCGCAGCGAGCGCGGGCGGCGCAAGGAAGCGGCGGAAAAGCTCGGCATCAGTCCGCGCACCCTGCGCTACAAACTGGCGCAAATGCGCGATGCCGGGATGGACGTCGAAGGTTATCTGTTCGCCACCTGA
- a CDS encoding flagellar protein FliT codes for MSLVLQRIEETREALVGALAERNWEAISELDMACRSCMEDVLSEASVDEAALRDNLEELLGVYKRLLDAATGERQAIVDEMSQITQAQNAAKVYHLFG; via the coding sequence ATGAGTCTTGTATTGCAGCGAATCGAAGAAACCCGCGAGGCTCTGGTCGGTGCTCTGGCCGAGCGCAACTGGGAAGCCATCAGCGAGCTGGACATGGCTTGCCGTTCCTGCATGGAAGACGTCTTGAGTGAAGCTTCGGTGGACGAGGCCGCGTTGCGCGACAACCTTGAGGAGTTGCTCGGGGTTTACAAGCGGTTGCTGGATGCAGCGACCGGTGAGCGGCAGGCGATAGTCGATGAGATGTCGCAGATCACCCAAGCGCAGAACGCGGCAAAGGTTTACCATCTGTTTGGTTAA
- the fliF gene encoding flagellar basal-body MS-ring/collar protein FliF produces the protein MAEAVADNVPAKVTPIDGKPPLFGLSFLENLSEMTMLRQVGLLVGLAASVAIGFAVVLWSQQPDYRPLYGSLAGMDAKQVMDTLASADIPYTVEPNSGALLVKADDLSRARMKLAAAGVTPSDGNIGFEILDKEQGLGTSQFMEATRYRRGLEGELARTISSLNNVKGARVHLAIPKSSVFVRDERKPSASVLVELYSGRSLEPGQVVAIINLVATSVPELSKSQITVVDQKGNLLSDQAENSEMTMAGKQFDYSRRMESMLTQRVHNILQPVLGNDRYKAEVSADVDFSAVESTAEQFNPDQPALRSEQSVNEQRTASNGPQGVPGALSNQPPSPASAPQTTGGTAAPAGMIQPGQPLVDANGQQIMDPATGQPMLAPYPADKRQQSTKNFELDRSISHTKQQQGRLNRLSVSVVVDDQVKVNPANGETSRAPWSADELARFTRLVQDAVGFDASRGDSVSVINMPFSAERGEVVADIPFYSQPWFWDIVKQVLGVLFILVLVFGVLRPVLNNITGGGKGKELAGLGSDVELGGMGGLDGELANDRVSLGGPQSILLPSPSEGYDAQLNAIKSLVAEDPGRVAQVVKEWINADE, from the coding sequence ATGGCAGAAGCAGTCGCCGATAACGTTCCGGCCAAGGTCACCCCGATAGACGGCAAACCGCCGCTGTTCGGCCTGTCCTTCCTGGAAAACCTCTCCGAGATGACCATGCTGCGTCAGGTGGGCCTGTTGGTCGGCCTGGCTGCGAGCGTAGCGATTGGCTTTGCCGTGGTGCTGTGGTCGCAGCAGCCGGATTACCGTCCGTTGTACGGCAGCCTTGCCGGCATGGACGCCAAGCAGGTCATGGACACCCTGGCCTCCGCCGATATTCCCTACACCGTCGAGCCGAACTCCGGCGCCTTGCTGGTCAAGGCCGACGACCTGTCCCGTGCGCGGATGAAACTCGCGGCCGCTGGTGTCACTCCCAGCGACGGCAACATCGGTTTCGAAATCCTCGACAAGGAACAGGGTCTGGGCACCAGCCAGTTCATGGAAGCCACCCGCTACCGTCGCGGCCTCGAAGGCGAATTGGCGCGCACCATTTCCAGTCTGAACAACGTCAAGGGTGCCCGCGTGCACCTGGCGATTCCGAAGAGCTCGGTGTTCGTGCGTGATGAGCGCAAGCCAAGTGCTTCGGTTCTGGTTGAACTGTACAGCGGCCGTTCGCTGGAGCCGGGGCAGGTGGTCGCGATCATCAACCTGGTGGCTACGTCCGTCCCTGAACTGAGCAAATCGCAGATCACCGTCGTCGATCAGAAGGGCAACCTGCTCTCCGATCAGGCGGAAAACTCCGAAATGACCATGGCCGGCAAGCAGTTCGATTACAGCCGCCGCATGGAAAGCATGCTCACCCAGCGCGTGCACAACATTCTGCAACCGGTACTGGGCAACGATCGCTACAAGGCTGAAGTGTCGGCCGATGTCGATTTCAGTGCCGTCGAATCGACCGCCGAGCAGTTCAACCCGGATCAGCCGGCGTTGCGCAGCGAGCAGTCGGTCAACGAACAACGCACCGCCAGCAATGGCCCGCAAGGTGTGCCGGGTGCCCTGAGCAACCAGCCGCCGTCGCCAGCCTCGGCGCCGCAAACCACCGGTGGCACCGCAGCGCCGGCCGGCATGATTCAACCCGGTCAGCCACTGGTCGATGCCAACGGTCAGCAAATCATGGACCCGGCCACCGGCCAGCCTATGCTTGCACCGTACCCGGCGGACAAGCGTCAACAATCCACCAAGAACTTCGAGCTTGACCGTTCCATCAGCCACACCAAACAGCAGCAGGGTCGCCTGAATCGTCTGTCGGTGTCGGTGGTGGTCGACGATCAGGTCAAGGTCAACCCGGCCAACGGTGAAACCAGCCGTGCGCCGTGGAGCGCCGACGAATTGGCGCGCTTCACCCGTCTGGTGCAGGACGCCGTCGGTTTCGATGCCAGCCGTGGTGACAGCGTCAGTGTGATCAACATGCCGTTCTCCGCCGAGCGCGGCGAAGTGGTCGCCGATATTCCGTTCTACTCCCAGCCATGGTTCTGGGACATCGTCAAACAAGTGCTGGGCGTGTTGTTCATCCTGGTGCTGGTGTTTGGTGTGCTGCGTCCGGTGTTGAACAACATCACTGGCGGTGGCAAAGGCAAGGAGCTGGCCGGTCTGGGCAGCGACGTGGAACTCGGTGGCATGGGCGGCCTGGACGGCGAACTGGCCAACGACCGCGTGAGCCTCGGTGGTCCGCAGAGCATTCTGTTGCCGAGCCCGAGCGAGGGTTATGACGCGCAGCTGAATGCAATCAAGAGTCTGGTGGCCGAAGATCCGGGTCGCGTGGCTCAGGTCGTGAAAGAGTGGATTAACGCAGATGAGTGA
- the fliJ gene encoding flagellar export protein FliJ → MALSRAARLAPVVDMAEKAEKAAVQRLGYFQGQVKVAQSKLADLHAFRLDYSEQWIVRGSTGVTGQWLLGFQGFLAQLDTAVDQQRQSLVWHQNNLEKAREAWQQAFARVEGLRKLVQRYREEAQRAEDKREQKLLDELAQRLPRHDSF, encoded by the coding sequence ATGGCCCTGAGTCGAGCCGCGCGTCTGGCGCCGGTGGTGGACATGGCCGAGAAGGCCGAGAAAGCCGCCGTGCAGCGCCTGGGGTATTTCCAGGGGCAGGTGAAAGTGGCGCAAAGCAAGCTCGCCGACCTCCACGCCTTTCGTCTGGATTATTCCGAGCAATGGATCGTACGCGGCAGCACCGGGGTAACCGGGCAATGGCTGCTGGGCTTTCAAGGCTTTCTCGCGCAACTCGACACCGCCGTCGATCAGCAGCGCCAGAGCCTGGTCTGGCACCAGAACAACCTCGAGAAGGCCCGTGAGGCCTGGCAACAGGCCTTCGCCCGCGTCGAAGGCTTGCGCAAGCTGGTGCAGCGTTATCGCGAAGAGGCGCAGCGGGCCGAGGACAAGCGCGAGCAGAAGCTGCTGGACGAACTGGCCCAGCGCTTGCCACGCCATGATTCGTTTTAA
- the fliH gene encoding flagellar assembly protein FliH, with product MDKHDDVTDLIRARDVRGFESWTMPSFDPPAPEPEPEPEPEPPEMEEVPLEEVQPLTLEELESIRQEAYNEGFAIGEKEGFHSTTLKVRQEAEVALAAKIASLEQLMSHLFEPIAEQDTQIEKSLVDLVQHITRQVIRRELAIDSSQIEHVMRDALKLLPLGVENVRLYVNPQDFAQVKALRERHEENWRIVEDETLLPGGCRVETEHSRIDASIESRVSQVMAKLFDQLHEQALHPAAADLSLDIPEDAKPAVSPDAPLADTADAP from the coding sequence ATGGACAAGCATGACGATGTAACGGATCTGATCCGTGCCCGGGATGTTCGCGGTTTCGAATCCTGGACCATGCCCAGCTTCGATCCGCCGGCACCGGAACCCGAGCCGGAGCCGGAGCCCGAACCGCCGGAAATGGAAGAAGTGCCGCTGGAAGAAGTCCAGCCACTGACCCTGGAAGAACTCGAGAGCATCCGTCAGGAGGCTTACAACGAGGGCTTCGCCATCGGCGAAAAAGAAGGTTTTCACAGCACCACGCTGAAGGTGCGTCAGGAAGCTGAAGTCGCGCTGGCGGCGAAAATCGCCAGCCTCGAGCAACTGATGAGCCACCTGTTCGAACCGATTGCCGAGCAGGACACGCAGATCGAAAAGTCTCTGGTCGACCTCGTTCAGCACATCACCCGACAAGTGATCAGGCGCGAGCTGGCCATCGACTCGAGCCAGATCGAACACGTCATGCGCGATGCCCTCAAGCTGTTGCCGCTGGGCGTGGAAAACGTGCGCCTGTACGTCAATCCGCAGGACTTCGCCCAGGTCAAAGCCCTGCGCGAACGCCATGAGGAAAACTGGCGCATCGTCGAAGACGAAACGCTGCTGCCGGGCGGCTGCCGGGTCGAAACCGAGCACAGCCGCATCGACGCAAGCATCGAGTCGCGGGTCAGTCAGGTCATGGCCAAACTGTTCGATCAGTTGCACGAACAGGCCCTGCACCCGGCCGCTGCCGATTTGAGTCTGGATATTCCCGAGGACGCCAAACCGGCCGTCAGCCCTGACGCGCCGCTCGCGGACACCGCCGATGCGCCTTGA
- the fliE gene encoding flagellar hook-basal body complex protein FliE → MSQGIEFNRLMMDMKAMQMDAMSAPKSTAAVPELAGSSFSDMLGQAINKVNDTQQASTQLANAFEIGKSGVDLTDVMISSQKASVSFQALTQVRNKLVQAYQDIMQMPV, encoded by the coding sequence ATGAGCCAAGGTATTGAATTTAATCGGTTGATGATGGACATGAAGGCCATGCAAATGGATGCCATGTCTGCGCCGAAATCGACTGCCGCCGTCCCTGAACTGGCAGGTAGCAGCTTTTCCGACATGCTCGGTCAGGCCATCAACAAAGTGAACGATACCCAGCAGGCGTCGACCCAGTTGGCCAACGCATTTGAAATCGGCAAAAGCGGCGTCGATCTGACGGACGTGATGATTTCTTCGCAGAAAGCCAGCGTGTCGTTCCAGGCTCTGACCCAGGTGCGCAACAAACTGGTTCAAGCCTATCAAGACATCATGCAGATGCCGGTTTAA
- a CDS encoding sensor histidine kinase encodes MSPASSSEGQPSSVEQASRQGLEQAFALFNQMSSQLTDSYSMLEARVTELKGELAVVSAQRMQELAEKERLANRLQHLLDLLPGGVIVIDGHGIVREANPAAIDLLGLPLEGELWRHVITRCFAPREDDGHEISLKNGRRLSIATRSLDAEPGQLVLLNDLTETRHLQDQLARHERLSSLGRMVASLAHQIRTPLSAALLYASHLTEQELPVATQQRFAGRLKERLHELEHQVRDMLVFARGELPLTDRITPNALMQSLQAAALTHVQDLPVRWQCDSHVGELLCNRDTLVGSILNLIENAIQASDGNVRLKVHCYTRDNTLRLCVSDSGSGIDPVVLERLGEPFFTTKVTGTGLGLTVVKAVARAHQGELQMRSRVGRGTCAQVILPLFSAGQGAE; translated from the coding sequence ATGTCTCCTGCCTCCAGCTCCGAGGGGCAGCCGTCCTCCGTAGAGCAGGCCAGCCGACAGGGTCTTGAGCAGGCGTTCGCCTTGTTCAATCAGATGTCCAGCCAGCTGACCGATTCTTACAGCATGCTCGAAGCGCGGGTCACCGAGCTCAAGGGTGAACTGGCCGTGGTCAGTGCCCAGCGCATGCAGGAACTGGCGGAAAAAGAGCGTCTGGCCAACCGCCTGCAACACCTGCTTGATCTGTTGCCGGGTGGCGTTATCGTGATTGACGGCCATGGCATCGTCCGTGAGGCCAACCCGGCGGCCATCGACCTGCTCGGGCTTCCGCTGGAAGGCGAGTTGTGGCGTCACGTCATCACCCGTTGCTTCGCCCCGCGTGAAGACGACGGTCATGAAATTTCCCTGAAAAACGGTCGACGCCTGTCGATTGCCACCCGCTCCCTGGATGCCGAGCCGGGGCAGTTGGTGCTGCTCAATGACCTGACAGAAACCCGTCACCTGCAAGATCAACTGGCGCGTCACGAGCGCCTGTCTTCGCTGGGGCGCATGGTCGCCTCGCTGGCCCATCAGATCCGCACACCGCTTTCCGCAGCGTTGCTCTACGCCAGTCATTTGACCGAACAGGAACTGCCGGTCGCCACCCAGCAGCGCTTTGCCGGGCGTCTCAAGGAGCGCTTGCATGAGCTGGAGCATCAGGTGCGCGACATGCTGGTGTTCGCCCGTGGCGAGCTGCCGCTGACCGATCGCATCACCCCCAATGCCTTGATGCAGTCGCTGCAAGCCGCGGCGTTGACCCATGTGCAGGACTTGCCCGTTCGCTGGCAATGCGACAGTCATGTCGGCGAGTTGCTGTGCAACCGCGACACGCTGGTCGGGTCCATTTTGAACCTGATTGAAAACGCGATTCAGGCCAGTGACGGCAACGTGCGCCTGAAAGTGCACTGCTACACCCGCGATAACACCCTGCGTTTGTGCGTCAGCGACAGTGGCAGCGGTATTGATCCGGTTGTGCTCGAGCGGCTTGGCGAGCCGTTTTTCACGACCAAAGTCACCGGCACCGGCCTCGGCCTGACCGTGGTCAAGGCAGTCGCCCGGGCACATCAGGGAGAATTGCAGATGCGTTCGCGGGTCGGGCGCGGCACGTGCGCGCAGGTGATTCTGCCGCTGTTTTCCGCTGGACAGGGAGCTGAGTGA
- a CDS encoding STAS domain-containing protein yields the protein MSVVTEVSADGKKLTISVRGRFDFGRHQEFREAYERVDKKPGSIVVDLKEATYLDSSALGMLLLLRDHAGGDNSDVRVVNSSSDVKKILAISNFDKLFDIS from the coding sequence ATGTCAGTCGTTACAGAAGTCTCTGCGGATGGAAAAAAACTGACGATCTCGGTCAGGGGGCGTTTCGATTTCGGCCGGCACCAGGAGTTTCGCGAAGCCTACGAGAGGGTTGACAAAAAACCCGGGTCCATTGTGGTTGACCTCAAAGAGGCCACCTATCTCGACAGCTCGGCGCTGGGCATGCTGCTCCTGCTGCGGGATCACGCCGGCGGCGATAACTCGGACGTGCGAGTCGTCAACAGCAGCTCCGACGTGAAAAAGATCCTCGCCATCTCCAATTTCGACAAACTGTTCGACATCAGTTGA
- the fliG gene encoding flagellar motor switch protein FliG yields the protein MSDNRAATVKLNKVDKAAILLLSLGSTDAAQVLRHMGPKEVQRVGVAMAQMGNVHREQVEQVMSEFVDIVGDQTSLGVGSDDYVRKMLTQALGEDKANGLIDRILLGGNTSGLDSLKWMEPRAVADVIRYEHPQIQAIVVAYLDPDQAGEVLGNFDHKVRLDIILRVSSLNTVQPAALKELNQILEKQFSGNSNASRTTLGGIKRAADIMNFLDSSIEGQLMDSIREVDEDLSGQIEDLMFVFNNLADVDDRGIQALLREVSSDVLVLALKGSDEGVKEKIFKNMSKRAAELLRDDLEAKGPVRVSDVETAQKEILTIARRMAEAGEIVLGGKGGEEMI from the coding sequence ATGAGTGATAACCGAGCCGCTACCGTCAAACTGAACAAGGTCGACAAAGCCGCGATTCTGCTGCTGTCCCTGGGTTCGACCGATGCCGCACAAGTGCTGCGTCACATGGGCCCGAAAGAGGTTCAGCGCGTCGGCGTGGCCATGGCGCAGATGGGCAACGTCCATCGCGAGCAGGTCGAGCAGGTCATGAGCGAGTTCGTCGACATCGTCGGCGACCAGACCAGCCTCGGCGTCGGCTCCGACGATTACGTGCGCAAAATGCTCACCCAGGCCCTGGGTGAAGACAAGGCCAACGGCCTGATCGACCGCATCCTGCTCGGTGGCAACACCAGCGGCCTCGACAGCCTGAAATGGATGGAACCACGCGCCGTCGCCGACGTGATCCGCTACGAGCACCCGCAGATCCAGGCCATCGTGGTTGCGTACCTCGACCCGGATCAGGCCGGTGAAGTGCTTGGCAACTTCGACCACAAAGTGCGTCTGGACATCATCCTGCGCGTCTCGTCGTTGAACACCGTGCAGCCAGCCGCACTGAAAGAGCTGAACCAGATTCTCGAGAAGCAGTTCTCCGGCAACTCGAATGCCTCGCGCACCACCCTGGGTGGCATCAAGCGTGCGGCAGACATCATGAACTTCCTCGACAGCTCGATCGAAGGCCAGCTCATGGATTCGATCCGCGAAGTCGACGAAGACCTGTCCGGTCAGATCGAAGACCTCATGTTCGTGTTCAACAACCTCGCCGACGTCGACGATCGCGGCATTCAGGCGCTGTTGCGCGAAGTCTCCTCCGATGTCCTGGTGCTGGCCCTCAAGGGTTCCGACGAAGGCGTCAAAGAGAAGATCTTCAAGAACATGTCCAAGCGTGCGGCCGAACTGTTGCGCGACGACCTCGAGGCCAAAGGCCCGGTGCGCGTCAGCGACGTGGAAACCGCGCAGAAAGAAATCCTCACCATTGCCCGTCGTATGGCCGAAGCCGGCGAGATCGTGCTCGGTGGCAAGGGCGGCGAGGAAATGATCTAA
- a CDS encoding sigma-54 dependent transcriptional regulator, translating to MWRETKILLIDDDSVRRRDLAVILNFLGEENLPCGSHDWQQAVGSLSSSREVICVLIGTVNAPGALLGLLKTLSTWDEFLPVLLMGDNSSVDLPEDQRRRVLSTLEMPPSYSKLLDSLHRAQVYREMYDQARERGRHREPNLFRSLVGTSRAIQHVRQMMQQVADTDASVLILGESGTGKEVVARNLHYHSKRRDAPFVPVNCGAIPAELLESELFGHEKGAFTGAITSRAGRFELANGGTLFLDEIGDMPLPMQVKLLRVLQERTFERVGSNKTQSVDVRIIAATHKNLESMIEIGTFREDLYYRLNVFPIEMAPLRERVEDIPLLMNELISRMEHEKRGSIRFNSAAIMSLCRHGWPGNVRELANLVERMAIMHPYGVIGVVELPKKFRYVDDEDEQMVDSLRSDLEERVAINGHTPDFTANAMLPPEGLDLKDYLGGLEQGLIQQALDDANGIVARAAERLRIRRTTLVEKMRKYGMSRREGDEQADD from the coding sequence ATGTGGCGTGAAACCAAAATTCTGCTGATTGATGACGATAGCGTCCGCCGCCGCGACCTGGCGGTGATCTTGAATTTTCTTGGCGAAGAAAATTTGCCCTGCGGCAGCCATGACTGGCAGCAGGCTGTCGGCTCTTTGTCATCAAGTCGTGAAGTCATTTGCGTACTGATCGGGACGGTGAATGCTCCTGGTGCGCTTTTGGGCTTGTTAAAGACACTCTCGACATGGGATGAGTTCCTTCCGGTTTTGTTAATGGGTGATAATTCTTCCGTTGACCTGCCTGAAGACCAGCGTCGCCGCGTGCTGTCGACCCTCGAAATGCCGCCCAGCTACAGCAAGTTGCTCGACTCCCTGCATCGCGCCCAGGTCTATCGCGAAATGTACGACCAGGCCCGCGAGCGCGGCCGGCATCGCGAACCCAATCTGTTCCGCAGCCTCGTCGGCACCAGCCGGGCGATTCAACACGTCCGGCAGATGATGCAGCAAGTGGCTGACACCGACGCCAGCGTGCTGATCCTGGGCGAGTCCGGTACCGGCAAGGAAGTGGTCGCGCGCAACCTGCATTACCATTCCAAGCGCCGCGACGCACCGTTCGTCCCGGTCAACTGCGGGGCGATCCCGGCAGAGCTGCTGGAAAGCGAACTGTTCGGTCATGAGAAGGGCGCCTTCACCGGCGCGATCACCAGCCGTGCCGGGCGTTTCGAGCTGGCCAACGGCGGTACGCTGTTCCTCGACGAAATCGGCGACATGCCGTTGCCGATGCAGGTCAAGCTGCTGCGCGTGCTGCAGGAGCGTACCTTCGAGCGCGTGGGCAGCAACAAGACCCAGAGTGTCGACGTGCGCATCATCGCGGCGACCCACAAGAATCTCGAAAGCATGATCGAGATCGGCACCTTCCGCGAAGACCTCTACTATCGCCTCAACGTGTTCCCGATCGAGATGGCGCCGCTGCGTGAGCGCGTCGAAGACATCCCGTTGCTGATGAACGAACTGATCTCGCGCATGGAGCACGAGAAGCGCGGTTCGATCCGCTTCAACTCGGCGGCGATCATGTCGCTGTGCCGTCACGGCTGGCCGGGCAACGTCCGCGAACTGGCCAACCTGGTCGAGCGCATGGCGATCATGCATCCCTACGGGGTGATCGGCGTGGTCGAGTTGCCGAAGAAATTCCGCTACGTCGATGACGAAGACGAGCAGATGGTCGACAGCCTGCGCAGCGATCTCGAAGAGCGCGTGGCCATCAACGGCCATACCCCGGACTTCACCGCCAATGCCATGTTGCCGCCGGAAGGCCTGGACCTGAAGGACTACCTCGGTGGTCTGGAACAGGGCCTGATCCAGCAGGCGCTGGACGATGCCAACGGCATTGTGGCGCGTGCGGCCGAACGCCTGCGCATTCGTCGTACCACGCTGGTGGAAAAGATGCGCAAGTACGGCATGAGCCGGCGGGAAGGCGATGAACAGGCAGATGATTGA
- the fliI gene encoding flagellar protein export ATPase FliI — translation MRLERTSFAKRLSTYAEATEIAGAPILEGRLLRMVGLTLEAEGLRAAMGTRCMVINDDTYHPSQVEAEVMGFSGNKVFLMPVGSVAGIAPGARVVPLADAGRLPMGMSMLGRVLDGAGRALDGKGSMKAEDWVPMDGPTINPLNRDPISVPLDVGIRCINGLLTVGRGQRLGLFAGTGVGKSVLLGMMTRFTEADIIVVGLIGERGREVKEFIEHILGEEGLKRSVVVASPADDAPLMRLRAAMYCTRIAEYFRDKGKNVLLLMDSLTRFAQAQREIALAIGEPPATKGYPPSVFAKLPKLVERAGNAEKGGGSITAFYTVLSEGDDQQDPIADSARGVLDGHIVLSRRLAEEGHYPAIDIEASISRVMPAVVGIKHMNHAQMFKQYWSRYQQSRDLISVGAYVAGGDRETDTAINLHPAMTMYLRQGLNDNVNLGSSENHLASLFAPAPGG, via the coding sequence ATGCGCCTTGAACGCACCAGTTTCGCCAAGCGCCTGAGCACCTACGCCGAAGCCACTGAAATTGCCGGTGCGCCGATCCTTGAAGGCCGCCTGCTGCGCATGGTCGGCCTGACGCTGGAGGCCGAAGGCCTGCGCGCTGCCATGGGCACCCGCTGCATGGTGATCAATGACGACACTTACCACCCGTCCCAGGTGGAAGCGGAAGTCATGGGTTTCTCCGGCAACAAAGTCTTCCTGATGCCGGTCGGCAGTGTTGCCGGTATTGCCCCGGGCGCCCGCGTGGTGCCACTGGCCGACGCCGGGCGTTTGCCGATGGGCATGAGCATGCTCGGCCGCGTACTCGACGGCGCCGGTCGTGCGCTGGACGGCAAGGGCAGCATGAAGGCCGAAGACTGGGTGCCGATGGATGGCCCGACGATCAACCCGCTCAACCGTGATCCGATCAGCGTGCCGCTGGACGTCGGCATCCGTTGCATCAACGGTTTGTTGACGGTCGGTCGGGGCCAGCGTCTGGGCCTGTTCGCCGGTACCGGTGTCGGTAAATCCGTGCTGCTGGGCATGATGACCCGCTTCACCGAGGCCGACATCATCGTCGTCGGGCTGATCGGTGAGCGGGGTCGAGAAGTTAAAGAATTCATCGAGCACATTCTCGGTGAAGAAGGTCTCAAGCGCTCCGTGGTCGTCGCATCCCCTGCGGACGATGCGCCGTTGATGCGTCTGCGTGCGGCGATGTATTGCACGCGAATCGCCGAGTATTTCCGCGACAAGGGCAAGAACGTCCTGTTGCTGATGGACTCGCTGACCCGTTTCGCCCAGGCCCAGCGGGAAATCGCCCTGGCCATTGGCGAGCCCCCGGCGACCAAGGGCTATCCGCCCTCGGTGTTCGCCAAACTGCCGAAACTGGTGGAGCGTGCGGGTAATGCGGAGAAGGGGGGCGGCTCGATCACCGCGTTCTACACCGTATTGTCCGAGGGCGATGACCAGCAGGACCCGATTGCCGACTCGGCGCGGGGTGTGCTCGACGGCCACATCGTGCTGTCCCGGCGTCTGGCCGAAGAAGGTCATTACCCGGCCATCGACATTGAAGCGTCGATCAGCCGGGTAATGCCGGCGGTGGTTGGCATCAAGCACATGAACCATGCGCAGATGTTCAAGCAATACTGGTCGCGCTATCAGCAGAGTCGCGACCTGATCAGCGTCGGCGCTTACGTGGCCGGGGGTGACCGCGAAACCGACACGGCGATCAATCTGCATCCGGCCATGACGATGTACCTGCGCCAGGGGCTCAACGACAACGTTAACCTGGGCTCCAGTGAAAACCATCTGGCTTCGCTCTTCGCCCCGGCTCCCGGCGGTTAA